In one Aeromicrobium wangtongii genomic region, the following are encoded:
- a CDS encoding acyl-CoA dehydrogenase family protein has translation MTFALSREHETFRRSVREFAEAEIAPHVAQWDKDHHFPVDLVHKMGDLGLFGLTAPEEFGGADGDFTSLCVAIEELGRVDQSIGITLEAGVGLGILPLLAYGTQEQKEHWLPDLVAGRTLAGFGLTEPGAGSDASATRTRAELDPSTGSGQAEWVVNGSKQFITNSGSPITSCVTVTARTGTRENGSPEISAIILPAGTPGFVAEAPYDKLGWHISDTHPLSFTDVRVPADSLLGERGRGYAQFLATLDDGRIAIAALAVGCIQACLDLCVEYAGERTTFGVPIGTKQGVAFQISDLAVMAQAGRALTYQAAAMKDAGAPAKDVKQAASIAKLYTSESAVTATRIATQVFGGYGFMEEYPVARFYRDAKILEIGEGTSEVQRMLIARGLGLPVE, from the coding sequence ATGACCTTCGCCCTGTCCCGTGAACATGAAACCTTCCGTCGCAGCGTGCGCGAGTTCGCCGAGGCCGAGATCGCTCCGCACGTCGCGCAGTGGGACAAGGACCACCACTTCCCGGTGGACCTCGTCCACAAGATGGGCGATCTGGGCCTGTTCGGGCTCACCGCGCCGGAGGAGTTCGGTGGCGCGGACGGCGACTTCACCTCGCTGTGCGTCGCGATCGAGGAGCTGGGGCGGGTCGACCAGTCGATCGGCATCACCCTCGAGGCCGGTGTGGGCCTGGGCATCCTGCCGTTGCTGGCGTACGGCACGCAGGAGCAGAAGGAGCACTGGCTGCCCGATCTCGTCGCCGGGCGCACGCTGGCGGGCTTCGGGCTCACCGAGCCCGGTGCCGGCTCGGATGCCTCGGCGACGCGGACCCGCGCCGAGCTCGACCCTTCGACAGGCTCAGGGCAAGCGGAGTGGGTCGTCAACGGGTCGAAGCAGTTCATCACCAACTCGGGCAGCCCGATCACCTCGTGCGTCACCGTCACCGCGCGCACCGGGACGCGCGAGAACGGCTCGCCGGAGATCTCGGCGATCATCCTGCCCGCCGGCACGCCCGGATTCGTGGCCGAGGCTCCCTACGACAAGCTCGGCTGGCACATCTCCGACACGCACCCCCTGTCCTTCACCGACGTCCGGGTTCCGGCCGATTCGCTGCTGGGTGAGCGCGGGCGCGGCTACGCCCAGTTCCTGGCCACGCTCGACGACGGGCGCATCGCGATCGCCGCCCTGGCCGTCGGCTGCATCCAGGCCTGTCTCGACCTGTGCGTGGAGTACGCGGGCGAGCGCACCACCTTCGGGGTCCCGATCGGGACCAAGCAGGGTGTGGCCTTCCAGATCTCGGACCTGGCCGTCATGGCCCAGGCCGGTCGCGCGCTGACCTACCAGGCAGCGGCCATGAAGGACGCCGGGGCGCCGGCCAAGGACGTCAAGCAGGCCGCGTCGATCGCCAAGCTGTACACCTCGGAGTCGGCCGTCACCGCGACGCGCATCGCGACGCAGGTCTTCGGCGGGTACGGCTTCATGGAGGAGTACCCCGTCGCCCGGTTCTACCGGGACGCCAAGATCCTGGAGATCGGTGAGGGGACCTCCGAGGTCCAGCGCATGCTGATCGCCCGCGGTCTCGGCCTGCCCGTCGAGTAG